One stretch of Tribolium castaneum strain GA2 chromosome 5, icTriCast1.1, whole genome shotgun sequence DNA includes these proteins:
- the mah gene encoding uncharacterized protein mah isoform X2, which yields MELSERTLLLDHTASTKNCHNKLSVIFAIVCIVDVFGVFPVTTLPKAIIDCGIYGGIILCIVCSIQIYTAILLGKSWIIAEKIDVSVETKNRYPYSALAEITYGTTFSNFVSFLVNVTIFGGGIPNLIVASQNIELLGLRLSSDTFEVSFCYWIIIIGMILCPVLWLGSPKDMKLLCTISVANVVIVFLLVTECLIFSSRTPTTTDDSFQTEQSFWELMFICYGIISFQFDIHPSILTIQVDMREKSKLNSAVLGGFAISLGMFSIVTALAASKYGLSVKPSLLETLPTTIPLHFAALFVALQLCLSSAVSNSALYQYMEDCMSISPGKKSLLL from the exons ATGGAATTATCCGAACGAACTTTGTTATTAGACCATACGGCATCAACTAAAAATTGCCACAATAAACTGTCTGTGATTTTTGCAATAGTTTGCATTGTTGATGTTTTTGGGGTCTTTCCGGTCACAACATTACCAAAAGCAATCATCGATTGTG GTATTTACGGCGGAATAATATTATGCATTGTATGTTCCATTCAAATTTACACAGCGATTTTATTGGGCAAAAGTTGGATAATCGCAGAAAAAATAGACGTGTCAGTTGAAACCAAGAACAGATATCCGTATTCAGCATTAGCTGAAATCACCTACGGCACCACTTTCTCAAATTTTGTCTCATTTCTTGTAAATGTCACCATTTTTGGGGGCGGAATACCCAATTTAATCGTTG CTTCTCAAAATATCGAACTTTTGGGCTTGAGACTAAGTAGTGACACGTTTGAAGTCTCATTTTGTTACTGGATTATTATAATTGGAATGATTTTGTGCCCAGTTTTGTGGCTAGGGAGTCCCAAAGATATGAA attACTTTGCACCATTTCTGTGGCTAACGTTGTTATAGTTTTTCTTCTCGTGACTGAATGCCTGATTTTCAGTAGTCGAACACCGACTACGACTGATGATAGTTTCCAAACAGAGCAGTCTTTCTGGGAATTAATGTTTATCTGTTACGGGATTATATCGTTTCAATTTGATATCCACCCAAGTATATTGACAATTCAAGTGGATATGAGGGAAAAATCCAAACTCAATAGTGCCGTACTTGGCGGTTTTGCTA TTTCTTTAGGGATGTTTTCTATTGTTACCGCTCTCGCCGCAAGTAAGTACGGCTTATCAGTTAAACCAAGTCTTTTAGAGACCCTTCCAACAACAATTCCTTTACATTTTGCTGCCCTTTTTGTCGCACTTCAACTTTGTTTATCTTCAGCAGTTAGTAACAGTGCCCTTTATCAATATATGGAGGACTGTATGAGCATTTCACCAGgcaaaaaatcacttttattGTGA